The nucleotide window CCGGACGAACCTTCGGTCGCCGAAGCGGCCGTAGGCCCGGTGCACGAAGCGGGCCACGCGGACGCGGACGACGCCTTCGACTGGCCGGACGTCGAGCCGGAACCCGAGCCGGACGACTGGGCGTAGGAGACGAGCGATGGACCAGCGGGACGAGCCGGCGCGGCCGGACGGGGAGGGACAGCGGGACGAGCCGGCGCTGCCGGGCCGGGAGGGGCAGCGGGACGCCGTCGTGGCCGTGCTGCGCCGGGGCGATCGGGTGCTCGTCATCGAGCGCGGCCCGGAGGCCAGGCGGTCGGGCTACTGGGCACCGCTCAGCGGAAAGGTCGAGCCGGGCGAGAGTCAGGCGGAGGCCTTGGTCCGGGAGGTTCGAGAAGAGGTCGGACTGAAGGTGTCCCCGCTGGCCAAGGTATGGGAGTCGGAGACGGACGACCGGCGGTTCCGGCTGCACTGGTGGACCGCGGACGTGGCGGAGGGAGAGGTCGTGGCGCAGCCCGGCGAGGTGAGCGACGCGCGGTGGGTGACGGTGGGGCAATTCCTGGAACTGGAACCGACCTTCGCCGAGGACCGGCAGTTCTTCGAGCGGGTGCTTCCGGAAATATGAGTGGCCGGGCGGCCGCACCGAACACGCCCGGCCTCGCCGTGGACGCCGTATCCGGCGCCCCCGGGCCTTACCGCTGACAACAGCCCGTCGGCCGGCCGGCTGGGACCGGGCCGAGCAGGGCGACTGGTGCCGTCACAGAGCGCGTGACGCGTACGCCCTCACGTCGGCGTCCGGGTCCTTGGTGGCTGTGCTGAGGGCCGTGCGGGCGTTCTCGTCGGGCGTGTGCCGTGTGAGGGACAGGACCGCTGCCTTGCGGACGTCGGCGTTTGGGTCGGCGAGGGACCTGGTCAGGGCGTGGACCGCCACGGACGGATCCGCCGTGGCGAGGGCGGTGGCCGCGCCGGCACGGACCTGCCAGGCCTCGTCGTCCAGGGCCTCGACGGCCCGGGCGCTCAGCGGAGCCGGGCAGGGGGCGGAAGCCAGCGAGCCGAAGGCGGCGCCGCGCACCAGGGGATCCGGGTCCTCGGTGAGCCGGTGCAGGGCGGTCCGCGCCGGGTGGCCCGCGTCGACGCCGGCCAGCGCCTTGGCCACGGTGACCCGCACCTCACGGGACGGGTCGCCCGCTGCCCGGGCCAGCGACTCCGCCGCGTCGACCGAGACGAGCGCGCGCACGGCCTCGATGCGGACGGAGATCTCCGCGTCGGTCAAAGCCCCGGCGAACAGTGCGGCGTCGCCGAGCCGCAGGGCGCGCAGCACGTCGAGCGCGGCGGCGCGGACGACCGGGTCGGGCTCGGACAGGGCGGCGGCCAGGCCGTCGCGCAGGGCCGGTTCGGGTGGCAGCGTCTCGACGAGTTCGCGCAGTGACGCGGCCGCCGCGGCGCGGACCTCGGCGGCGGTGTCGCGCAGCGCCTGGGCCAGGGCCGGACCCGTGCCGGTCGGCAGAGTCTCGGTCAGTACGGCCACGGCCTCGCGACGGACGGCGGGGGCGGGGTCGGTCAAGTACGGCCGCAGGGTGGCGAGTTCGGGCTGCTCCTCGGCGAGGGCAACGAGTTCGAGGAGGCGGGTGGAGGAGGGCGCGGGGGTGGGTGGGGAGGGGAGGGGGAGGGGCCCCCTCCCCGAGATGAAGTCCGATCCCGATCCCGAGTCCGACCCCGAGTCCAACCCCGCCCCCCAGTCCAAGCCCGACACCGCCCCCGAGCCTTCCCCACCCCCAACCGCCTCTACTCCCGCCTCTACTCCCGCCCCCACTCCCGAAGCCACCGGCGCCCGCTCCCGGGACCCCGCCGTCGCCACGTTCTCCGGATGTACTTCGCCGAGGTGGCGCGACGGGCCGCCGACCGGAGTGAAGTCGTCGAGCGGGACCAGATAGGGAGCCACGGGCCGGGCCGTGAACTCCATGGCGCCGGAGGGGGACTTGTGGAGGTCGAGGTGGTGGAACCAGGAGGTGTCGTCGCGGTGGGGGTGGTCGAGGCGGTCGTGGTAGAGGCCCCAGCGGGACTCCGTGCGGGCCAGGGAGGCGCGGGCTGCCATTTCGGCGCAGTCGCGGATGAAGCTGACCTCGGCGCAGCGCATCAGTTCGTGCGGGGTGCGGGCGCCCATCGCGGCGATGTCCGTGTGCATGCGGTCGAAGGCCTCCAGGGCCAGCGACAGTCGTGCGCCGGATTTGGGTGGGGCGACGTAGTCGTTGACGAAGCGGCGCAGTTTGTATTCGACCTGGGGCTGCGGGGGGCCGTCCGGGTTGCGCAGCGGGCGGTAGATCAGGTCGTGGGCTTCGTGGAGCTGGTCGGCGGGCAGTTCGCCCTCGTACGGCGTGTACTGGGCCGCGTCCGCGCCCGCGAGGTCGCCGAAGACGAACGCGCCGATCATGTAGTTGTGCGGGACGCAGGCCAGGTCACCGGCGGCGTACAGGCGGGGGACGGTCGTACGGGCGTGGTCGTCCACCCGGACACCTGAGGCCGAATGGCCGCCGCACAGGCCGATCTCCGAGATGTGCATCTCGATGTCGTGGGTGCGGTAGTCGTGGCCGCGGCCGGAATGGAACGTGCCTCGGGTGGGGCGTTCCGTGGAGTGCAGGATCGATTCCAGGGCCGAGATCGACTCTTCGGGGAGGTGGCTGAGTTTCAGGTAGACGGGGGCCCGGTCGGAGGCGATCTCGGCGGCGAACTCCGCCATCATCTGGCCGGACCAGTAGTCGGAGTCGACGAAGCGTTCGCCGTGCCGGTTGACCTGGTAGCCGCCGAAGGGGTTGGCGACGTAGGCGCAGGCCGGGCCGTTGTAGTCCTTGATCAGCGGGTTGATCTGGAAGCACTCGATGCCGGTGAGTTCGGCGCCCGCGTGGTACGCCATGGCGTAGCCGTCGCCCGCGTTGGTCGGGTTCTCGTAGGTGCCGTACAGGTAGCCGGAGGCGGGCAGGCCGAGGCGGCCGCACGCGCCGGTCGCGAGGATCACCGCGCCCGCGCGGACCGTCACGAACGCGCCGGTGCGCGTGTTGAAGCCGACCGCCCCCACAGCGCGGCCCTGCGCCGTGAGGACGCGTACCGGCATCACCCGGTTCTCGATGCGGATCCGCTCCCGCATCTCGCGCCGCCGCAGCTGCCGGTACAGGACCTTCTTGACGTCCTTGCCCTCGGGCATGGGCAGGACGTAGGACCCTGAGCGGTGGACCTGGCGGACCGCGTACTCGCCGTGCTCGTCCTTCTCGAACTTCACCCCGTACGACTCCAGTCGCTGCACCATCGCGAAGCCGCGGGTGGCGGTCTGGCGGACGGTGGACTGGTCGACGATGCCGTCGTTGGCGCGGGTGATCTCGGCGACGTAGTCGTCGGGTTCGGCGCGGCCGGGGATGACAGCGTTGTTGACGCCGTCCATGCCCATGGCGAGGGCGCCGGAGTGGCGGACGTGGGCCTTCTCCAGGAGGAGGACGTTCGCGCCGTGCTCGGCGGCCGTCAGCGCGGCCATCGTGCCCGCGGTGCCGCCGCCGATGACGAGGACGTCGCAGGTCAGCTCCTCGGCGTCGGTGAGGGCGGGGATCTGCAGAGGCGTGTGCGCAGGGGTGTTCGCGGGGGTGGTCACCGGTGGGCCTTTCAGGTACCGAGCGAGGTGAGGACTTCGCGGCGCAGGGCCGCGCGCGCCGGGTCGTCGTGCGCCGTGCGGTCGCGGGGGCGCGGTATGTCGCGTACGGCGGTGAGGCGGCCCGCGCCGAGGAGCGCCACGCGGTCGCCGAGGTACAGGGCCTCGTCCACGTCATGGGTGACGAAGACGACGGTCGCGCCCGTGCCGTGCAGTACCTCGACCAGCAGGTCCTGCATGCCGGCCCGGGTCTGGGCGTCGAGCGCGCCGAACGGCTCGTCCATCAGGACGGCGCGCGGGCGCCCGGCGAGGGCGCGGGCCAGCTGTGCGCGCTGGCGTTGTCCGCCGGAGACGTGGTGCGGCAGCTGCCGGGCCTGGTCGGCGAGTCCGACTCTGGCCAGCCATGACTCGGCCTGGGTACGGCGTGCGGCGCGTGGTGTTCCGGCGATGGCGAGCGGCAGTTCGACGTTCGCGCGCAGGGTGCGCCACGGGAGGAGGGCGTCCTCCTGGAAGACGAGGGCGCGTTCGGCGCTGGGGCCGGTCAGTGGGCGGCCGTCCTGGGTGATCTCCCCGGTGAGCAGGGGCAGCAGGCCGGCCAGGGTGCGCAGCAGCGTGGACTTGCCGCAGCCGGAGGAGCCGACGACGGTGAGGATCTCGCCGGGTACGACGTCCAGGTCGACGCCGGACAGGACGGGCGCGCCGGGGCGGCCGAGCCCCGCGTCGGTGAGGGTGAGGCGGGTGCCGCGTGCGGTCGGCGGCGCCTCGGCCGCCGTGGCGGTGGAGATCTCAGACGAGGTGCTCATCGCGTGCCTCCTCGGTCTGGGACGCGGTTCCCTTGCGTACGGGGTCGGTGGCGGGCGTCCCCGCGGTGGCGGCTGGTGGCATGCCGCCCGCCTTCGGCCGTCGCGGCGGGACGTACGACGTGGACGTGCGGGGCAGCCAGTGGGTGAGGCGGCGGCCCAGGACTTCCACGGCTGTCGAGGTGAGCCAGCCGAGGACGCCGATGGTGGCCATGCCGACGAAGACGCCCGGGTAGTTCACGACGGTGTAGTCCTGCCAGGTGCGGTACCCGACGCCGTACTGGCCGGAGATCATCTCGGCGGAGATCACACAGATCCAGGAGACGCCGATGCCGACCGACAGGCCGCCGAAGATGCCGGGCAGGGCGCCCGGCAGGACGACCGAGCCGAGCACCCGCCACCGGCCGCCGCCCATCGTGCGGACCGCCTCCTCCCACACCGGTGTCAGCGCGCGGACGGCGTGCCGGGTGGAGACGAGGACCGGGAAGAACGCGGCGGTGAAGGTGATGAAGACGATGCCCTGTTCGTTGGAGGGGAAGAGCAGGATGGCCACGGGGACCAGGGCGATCGCGGGGATCGGGCGGGCGACTTCGAGGACCGGGCCGAGCAGGTCCTCGGCGAGTCGGGAGCGGGCCACGAGGACGCCGACGGCCACGCCGAGGACCGCGGCGAGCAGGAAGCCGCTGAGGATGCGGGTGAGGCTGTCGGTGAGGTCGGTCCAGTAGTCGGGGCCGGTCAGCCGGTCGGCGAAGGCGCGGGCCACGTCGGTGACCGTGGGGAACTGCGAGAAGCGCAGCCAGAGGTCGACGTCCAGGCTGGTCAGCAGCTGCCAGAGGCCGAGGGCGGCCGTCAGCGAGGCCGCCCTCAGTGCGTACCGGGTCACGACGCCTGCTTCAGCGCGTCGGCGTAGGTGATGACGCGGGCGCCGGTGTGCTCCGCGATGTACGCCTTCGCTGTCGCGGGGGCCACGAAGGGGAGCAGGTTCTCGCCGTCCGCGACCCACACCGCCCGGTCGGCGAACCACAGGGTGCCGGTGGTGGCGTCGGGTACGTAGGCGGCGCGGATGCCGTCCTTGTGCTGTGCGACGTAGGCCAGCAGTTCGGCGGGCGTCTTGAAGGGGCGGGTCTCGGTGGCGTCCTTCGGCCAGACCTCGCTCGCGGCCGGCGGCGGGGTCGAGGAGAGGCGCTCGGCGTAGTCCTGGCCCAGTGCCTTCTTGACGTAGCTGTCGTCGACGAAGGAGTCCACGTCGACGTCGCCGGTCAGCTTCGCCGCCTTGAGGATCGGTACGTCCTTCTTCAGGGCGGAGACGAGCTGCGGTTTGACGGCCGGGTCGAAGGTGGAGATGCCGTGGGCGCCGTTGTAGAGGTAGACCACCTCGGCGGGGAGCTGGGTGGCGTCGGCGACCTTCTCGGCGGCGGCCACGGGGTGTTCGTCGAGGTAGTCGGTGGCCTGCGCCTGGGCCTTGAGGAAGGCGTCGACGACGGCGGGGCTCCGCTTCGCGAAGTCCTCGCGCACGGTGACGCCGTGGAAGGTCGGCAGGTTCAGCTGCGCGCCGTCGTACAGGGCCTTCGCCTTGCCCTGGTAGGCGAGCAGGCCGGGCCAGGCGACGAACTGCGAGAGCGCGTCCGTGCTGCCGGAGGCGAGGGCCGAGGCGCCGACGGCCGGCTGCTGGTTGAGCTTCTCGATGTCCTTGTTCGCGTCCAGGCCGATGCGTTGCAGGGCTCGTACGAGGGTGCCGTCGGCCGCCGAGCCGATGCTCGTGGAGACCTTCTTGCCCTTCAGGTCTTTCAGGGAGGCGAGCTTCGAGTCCGGTGCGGTGACGATGGTGTTGAGGCCGCCGCGGAGGTTGTAGCCGGTGACCGAGATCAGGTGCGTTGGCTTGCCCAGCTGCTTGCCGCGGGCCGCGTTGATCAGCAGTGGGAAGTCGCCCATCGAGCCGATGTCGATCTTTCCGGCGGTCATCTGGGCGGTGATGGGGGCGCCGGTGGCGTAGTCCTGCCAGTCGACCTTGTAGGTGTGGCCGTCGTGGAGGGCGTCGAGCTGCTTCTCGAAGTAGCCGAGGGAGCGGAGCAGGGTTCCGGCGGTGACCGTGTTGATGGTCTTGGACTGGTAGCCGACGTGGACGGTGATCGTGGAGCCGTCGCCTGCCTCGGCGCTGCCGCCGCAGGCGCTCAGCGGGAGGAGGAGAAGGGTGGTGGAGACGGCAAGTGCGGTGCGCTTCATGGAGTTCGGTGCCTCTCAGCGGGCTGGGCTGGTCGCCGGAGCTGGTTCAGCGGAGCAAATAGGGCATGTTGACCGTCACGGCGCCGGTGGGGCAGCGGGCCGCGCACGGGCCGCAGTACCAGCAC belongs to Streptomyces graminofaciens and includes:
- a CDS encoding NUDIX domain-containing protein, which gives rise to MDQRDEPARPDGEGQRDEPALPGREGQRDAVVAVLRRGDRVLVIERGPEARRSGYWAPLSGKVEPGESQAEALVREVREEVGLKVSPLAKVWESETDDRRFRLHWWTADVAEGEVVAQPGEVSDARWVTVGQFLELEPTFAEDRQFFERVLPEI
- a CDS encoding fumarate reductase/succinate dehydrogenase flavoprotein subunit; amino-acid sequence: MTTPANTPAHTPLQIPALTDAEELTCDVLVIGGGTAGTMAALTAAEHGANVLLLEKAHVRHSGALAMGMDGVNNAVIPGRAEPDDYVAEITRANDGIVDQSTVRQTATRGFAMVQRLESYGVKFEKDEHGEYAVRQVHRSGSYVLPMPEGKDVKKVLYRQLRRREMRERIRIENRVMPVRVLTAQGRAVGAVGFNTRTGAFVTVRAGAVILATGACGRLGLPASGYLYGTYENPTNAGDGYAMAYHAGAELTGIECFQINPLIKDYNGPACAYVANPFGGYQVNRHGERFVDSDYWSGQMMAEFAAEIASDRAPVYLKLSHLPEESISALESILHSTERPTRGTFHSGRGHDYRTHDIEMHISEIGLCGGHSASGVRVDDHARTTVPRLYAAGDLACVPHNYMIGAFVFGDLAGADAAQYTPYEGELPADQLHEAHDLIYRPLRNPDGPPQPQVEYKLRRFVNDYVAPPKSGARLSLALEAFDRMHTDIAAMGARTPHELMRCAEVSFIRDCAEMAARASLARTESRWGLYHDRLDHPHRDDTSWFHHLDLHKSPSGAMEFTARPVAPYLVPLDDFTPVGGPSRHLGEVHPENVATAGSRERAPVASGVGAGVEAGVEAVGGGEGSGAVSGLDWGAGLDSGSDSGSGSDFISGRGPLPLPSPPTPAPSSTRLLELVALAEEQPELATLRPYLTDPAPAVRREAVAVLTETLPTGTGPALAQALRDTAAEVRAAAAASLRELVETLPPEPALRDGLAAALSEPDPVVRAAALDVLRALRLGDAALFAGALTDAEISVRIEAVRALVSVDAAESLARAAGDPSREVRVTVAKALAGVDAGHPARTALHRLTEDPDPLVRGAAFGSLASAPCPAPLSARAVEALDDEAWQVRAGAATALATADPSVAVHALTRSLADPNADVRKAAVLSLTRHTPDENARTALSTATKDPDADVRAYASRAL
- a CDS encoding ABC transporter ATP-binding protein; this encodes MSTSSEISTATAAEAPPTARGTRLTLTDAGLGRPGAPVLSGVDLDVVPGEILTVVGSSGCGKSTLLRTLAGLLPLLTGEITQDGRPLTGPSAERALVFQEDALLPWRTLRANVELPLAIAGTPRAARRTQAESWLARVGLADQARQLPHHVSGGQRQRAQLARALAGRPRAVLMDEPFGALDAQTRAGMQDLLVEVLHGTGATVVFVTHDVDEALYLGDRVALLGAGRLTAVRDIPRPRDRTAHDDPARAALRREVLTSLGT
- a CDS encoding ABC transporter permease translates to MTRYALRAASLTAALGLWQLLTSLDVDLWLRFSQFPTVTDVARAFADRLTGPDYWTDLTDSLTRILSGFLLAAVLGVAVGVLVARSRLAEDLLGPVLEVARPIPAIALVPVAILLFPSNEQGIVFITFTAAFFPVLVSTRHAVRALTPVWEEAVRTMGGGRWRVLGSVVLPGALPGIFGGLSVGIGVSWICVISAEMISGQYGVGYRTWQDYTVVNYPGVFVGMATIGVLGWLTSTAVEVLGRRLTHWLPRTSTSYVPPRRPKAGGMPPAATAGTPATDPVRKGTASQTEEARDEHLV
- a CDS encoding ABC transporter substrate-binding protein encodes the protein MKRTALAVSTTLLLLPLSACGGSAEAGDGSTITVHVGYQSKTINTVTAGTLLRSLGYFEKQLDALHDGHTYKVDWQDYATGAPITAQMTAGKIDIGSMGDFPLLINAARGKQLGKPTHLISVTGYNLRGGLNTIVTAPDSKLASLKDLKGKKVSTSIGSAADGTLVRALQRIGLDANKDIEKLNQQPAVGASALASGSTDALSQFVAWPGLLAYQGKAKALYDGAQLNLPTFHGVTVREDFAKRSPAVVDAFLKAQAQATDYLDEHPVAAAEKVADATQLPAEVVYLYNGAHGISTFDPAVKPQLVSALKKDVPILKAAKLTGDVDVDSFVDDSYVKKALGQDYAERLSSTPPPAASEVWPKDATETRPFKTPAELLAYVAQHKDGIRAAYVPDATTGTLWFADRAVWVADGENLLPFVAPATAKAYIAEHTGARVITYADALKQAS